Within the Salvia hispanica cultivar TCC Black 2014 chromosome 4, UniMelb_Shisp_WGS_1.0, whole genome shotgun sequence genome, the region CTCATCAATATGTTTAACTCTGCACCCATACGCCCATAGTTCATaacttatattattaaatggaGCACCGAAGCAATCTCTTTCAGTCGTataatatttctaaaaaacTGCAGTCACTAGTCTTGCAAGATTGTTCCAACTGAGTCTACAGCTTGTAACTTCAACTAAATAAAACGAGAACTCAGAAGCAGAAGAACATTCTCATACTTCTATGATAAAGTGAACGAAAAACTTAGTTTGCTACACATCTTACTGTAGTATATTTGGGTATAAAAAATAACCGCACCTTCTCACTCAGCTGACTCGCTGAATCCATGGTCTTGATGCTCTTTCGCCTCTTATAGGTAAGCAAACTATCCCCTCCCGATCCCGAAGGCCCAGTTTCAGAACCGACCGCAACACCATTATCCTTCACCTCCTCAACATCAGAGGATCCTACCAAACTCTCAAAAAAACTTCGACTACCGTTCACATTACTATCTTTAGGAGCATCCACCATCCCTAATCTTCGATTAAGCAAATCTAACCACCGAAGAACACAGTCATAACAATTGGAAGCTGGAGCAATCAGGAATTCCAAATTCCCTTACGAATTCAACACCTACGGTGCaaaaaacaattgaattaaGTCAAAATACAAGAATCAATCAAATGCTACATCCCGCTCTCCCAGTAAAAGATCTAGAACTTGCTAAGTATgcataaatccaaaaattgcTCGAGAATTTCAAAATCTGTACCAAAAGCAGAGAAATTTTAAGTTCAGAACTTACTGGAGTtgaagaggagagagagagaggaagagaaatgCCTTTCGCTGGTCGGATTTGGAACCCTAGAGAGATAAGTTGCCCCCAAATTGAGTGAGAGAGAAACGGGTTTCAAATTTTCGAAACTGAAGTCTATTTTTTTGCACGAAACcgctattttttatttttcgattACATAAAAACACTAAACTCcactaaaaaacaaatttatactactaacaATCATAAAAATCTGTAATTAGTCGAAATTCGAAGGAAAATTATTTTCCATcgtgtttttcttttgtttttatatatatctGTATATAAActgtttatttaattgatttgataTGATTAAATGAAACACGTTGCacaatttaaattgtaattaaataattagtagtCATACTATATGTCATGGACAAAGAAATGAATTAAGTAGTAGTGTTGCTAAAAATATATGATGCTAACtaactcaaaatttaaaatttattaatattttttcggattttgatttgaatttaatttttggcaaatttcatattaaaaataaaaaaatccttAACGAACTAAAGAAGCACTTTTATATGAGCctaaatttttgaaagaaaatcaaaaagtCATGGAcatagaaattaagaaatgatGGTATCCAACATTAACGAATCTAGATGAAATCATAACGAGAATCATAGAAGGATTAAAGTAGAATCAAATTATCAATAGAAAACAATGTAAATTATCAAAGCCTAATACAATATACACTATTGTTAAGTTAATTAACATCATTgagtcttttattttatgcattgtaattcatcatcatcatatcCTTAAACTCGTCAAAATCAAGAAGTCCATCAAGATTCTTGTCGTACACATGGATCATATCTCTACAATCCTCCCCACTCTTCTTCTCCCACAGCCCCATCTTCGTCAGCACCATCTTCAGCTCCTCGCAAGATATAAACCCGTCCCCATCGATGTCGAAAACCTCAAAGGCCTTCCGCAGATCCTCCTCATCGTCTGCCTCTCTGGGATCCGCGATCACTTCGTAGAAGAACAAGAAATCGACGTAGTCGAGATTGCTTCGGCCCACGAGCTTCTCGAGCTCCCCCGAGGTTGTCTGGATCCCGATCCCGTGGAGAAGATTCTGCAGTTCGGCGATGGTGATTCGACCGTTGTTGTTCTTGTCCAAGTTCTCGAAGATTATGTCGAGATCGAGACTGCTTATTGGTGACATAATGAAAAATACTCATATAAGAGTTCttttttagggttttggaGTTCTTATTGCAATAATAGATagtatcatttaattaatgtttcaaattttgtaacttCTTTTATTAATGGTACAATTTTTACTAACTGATAAAttaatgtttcaaattttcatatttatgttatgttaTTTTGGGGTGGAGCATTGGAGCCAAAAAGAAAGTATAGATCAATCCACGACAATGGCAATTTCTAAGGTGTTTGGGAATGGAGCCCCCAAAGCGATAGTTTTAGATTTCcgcaaaatatataatctgGCAAGAATTTGAACTTTTGTATATTGTATATATTCAGTTTCAACCTGATTTTTGTTTACTAGAATCTGTACAATATATTTAGGCTCAATTCcattcatattattattacgaTTATGGTTTGCTACTTTTGCCTTTGCCtatatgattattttcttttcataagTTGTATTCAAAAGTGACATCATATGGatatatattgtattgatTGAACTGAGTTTGATAGTTCATGTGCATATTTCATTTACCTTTGTGATAGTAGGGATCAGACCAGTccggattcactaattaccaagacctctttattctttattcaaGAGAGTTCCGTCAAATTCTCAACCATGCGACTGAATAGTATCAAAAGTACACAAGCTTGTTTATAAGGGAATATTATCTAGCTATTACAACCAAGATGAAATTCTAGCTAGCTTCTTGAATCTCCATAGCCCGCACACTTAACACACTTATTAGTAACACTAAACAAGATCCTCTCGGATCAAAAACGGTTACACAAGTGAACCATAGATCAAGAAGAACACATAACAGATCAAGGTAATGGCTCAGCCGCCCGCCTATAGAACAAATTTATTCACCAGAAACCAGACCCAAGGGAGCAACGTCGAATCCACAAGTGATTCACCTCACACTGCAAATATCAACACCATACAACTCCTTCACACCGGATCTAGAACCTCAGAACACAGCCTCGCACGAATCTGATCTCACACACCAAAACTCTAGATCTCACGCACACACCACCAGCCGGAGTAGTTGTTTAAACCAACAAAGCCACCGGTCTATCAATCAAAGAAATCGTGATAACCGAAGAAAAACCGTCGGAGAAgtcattgaagaagaagatagtGTAAGAGAGTAGAGAGAATTCATTGAATCGAgtgagtagagagagagagagagtattttgaaaaatgagagGAGAGAAAGGGTCGCTTCCCACATAACAAATACAAGCCACAATCCAACGGCTCTAAGCCAAGATCCAGGTGGGAGTACACATGACAGCATTTGGTGGTAGAGATAAGGGATTGGACTCAGCCCAATTAATTTCCACATGAgtcaaaataaataaccaGCCCTAATGAAAGTCCACCACAAATATTCAACCGTGATAATAAAGAACGTATTCCGAAAGATTAAAAAacactactactatatattaattGGCTAAAATAAGTTCATGcaaatatgatttaatatatgtcGTTACGAATTGATTggagcaataaaaaaatttattttctatccaATGAAATTCGCGTCATGGCATTCATTGGTGGTCAGACTCAAATTCATGTTGACTAAGTAAATAATTTCATCAAGTCAATGGACCACAA harbors:
- the LOC125220707 gene encoding probable calcium-binding protein CML44, which produces MSPISSLDLDIIFENLDKNNNGRITIAELQNLLHGIGIQTTSGELEKLVGRSNLDYVDFLFFYEVIADPREADDEEDLRKAFEVFDIDGDGFISCEELKMVLTKMGLWEKKSGEDCRDMIHVYDKNLDGLLDFDEFKDMMMMNYNA